DNA sequence from the Cellulophaga sp. HaHaR_3_176 genome:
AATGTTGGTAAAAACGTTTCAATTGATGAATTAAAGGCGTTTGATGCTATCGTTTTAACTGGAGGAGCTACACAAAGACGTTCATTACCTACACCTGGTATTGACGCTGATGGTGTTGTTCAAGCAATGGATTTTTTAACACAACAAACTAAAGTAGTTTTCGGCAAAGAGGTTAAAGATCAAGTTTTAGCTACTGATAAAAATGTTATTGTTATCGGCGGCGGAGATACAGGATCTGACTGTGTAGGCACATCAAATCGTCAAGGAGCTAAATCTGTAGTTAATTTTGAGATTATGCCAAAACCACCTGGACATCGTTCTCCTTCTACTCCATGGCCTTATTGGCCGTTACAATTGAAAACTTCATCTTCACATAAAGAAGGTGTTGAACGTAATTGGCTTATAAATACAAAAGAATTTATAACCAATAATAATGGTAAGTTAACAGGTTTAAAAACTGTTAATGTAGAATGGAAAATGGTTCCTGGACAACGCCCTCAATTAATCGAAATTGAAGGAACTGAGAAAGTTTGGGATTGTGATTTAGCATTATTAGCATTAGGTTTTACCGGTCCAGAAAATTATTTAGCAGAACAATTAGGTTTGCAAACCGATGCTCGTTCTAATTATAAGGCTAGTATTGATAAGTATCAAACTAATGTTCCTAATATATTCACTGCTGGTGATATGAGAAGAGGTCAATCATTAATAGTTTGGGCAATATCTGAAGGTAGACAAGCTGCATATCATGTAGATACATACTTAATGGGATCTTCTGATTTACCATTAAAAGGAGAAGGAGATTTACCTACTTTATAGAGGTATACTTCTACATATATTACATAATCCTAAATGAAAACATTCATTTAGGATTTTTTTTGTTTTATAATTGAATTGACATATGACTCCTATAAGTAATACTTCTTAGACTATTTATTAGTATCCATACTAATATACAAGTTCATAGAGACCATTTATTACACACTATTTAAGAATAATTATATATAGCGATTAAGCAGTAAGCCTAGTTCTCCCCCTCCAAACAGTCATTATGTAAATGATATTTATAAGAAAAATGATAATCATACTGAAGTTATAGTATGATCTACAATAAGCAAATGTATTTTTAAGTATAAACCAAGTGCCGTATTTGTATTTTTCTTAGAAGGTTCTTTATCTACACATAAAGTATAAACTTATTAAAGAGTAGCTTGTTGTCAATAGTTATAGTGTACTACAGTTATATTTTGTCATGATAACCACGTACAATCCAAGCTTGTACATCTTTAGATATATCTTAATACAAACTTCTATAAACAAAAAAAGTCCTTCATATTTCTATGAAGGACTTGATTAAAAAAGGCGACGACCTACTCTCCCACTTGGTATAGCAGTACCATCGGCGCTGATGGGCTTAACTTCCCTGTTCGGAATGGTAAGGGGTGGACCCCATCGCCATGGCCACCTTAAACTTTCAGTTGCGTATATTTATTATTATAAGTAGACTAACAACAATATTGTTAACATATTAAAGGGACAAAATGGTGCCTAAAGACACTCACAAGATTTTAAAAAGTAATTAAAAGTAAACTATAATAGTAGTTTGTAAGTAAAAAGGGTTTCTTCTCCCTGTCTAAGCGAACTCAAACAGGGAGAGCGTGCAAGCCTATGGGCTATTAGTATCACTCGGCTACAGACATTACTGCCCTTCTACCTATGACCTATCAACGTAGTCATCTCCTACGGCCCTTTAAAGAAATCTCATCTTGTGGCTGGTTTCGCGCTTATATGCTTTCAGCGCTTATCCAATCCCGACATAGCTACCCAGCAATGCTCCTGGCGGAACAACTGGTGCACCAGCGGTCAGTCCAACTCG
Encoded proteins:
- a CDS encoding glutamate synthase subunit beta, with the protein product MGKVTGFKEIERIDEQYEAADNRIKNYKEFTVALSESEIKSQGSRCMDCGIPFCHSGCPLGNLIPDFNHMVHQGEWQKASLILHSTNNFPEFTGRLCPAPCEQACVLGLIDDPISIENIEKNIVERAFKEGWIKPQPPKTRTGKTVAIVGSGPAGLATAQQLNRAGHTVTVFERDDEVGGLLRYGIPNFKMEKGIIDRRVDILKLEGIIFKVNSNVGKNVSIDELKAFDAIVLTGGATQRRSLPTPGIDADGVVQAMDFLTQQTKVVFGKEVKDQVLATDKNVIVIGGGDTGSDCVGTSNRQGAKSVVNFEIMPKPPGHRSPSTPWPYWPLQLKTSSSHKEGVERNWLINTKEFITNNNGKLTGLKTVNVEWKMVPGQRPQLIEIEGTEKVWDCDLALLALGFTGPENYLAEQLGLQTDARSNYKASIDKYQTNVPNIFTAGDMRRGQSLIVWAISEGRQAAYHVDTYLMGSSDLPLKGEGDLPTL